The segment GAGCAGCCAAGGCTAAAAAGCACGTCATCTGCGAAAAACCCATGGCTACCTCAGTAGAAGATGCCCAGCGTATGTTGGAAGCTTGCCGCCAAAACAAGGTGCAGCTAGCCATTGGGTATCGTTTGCACTATGATCCCTTTCATCAACGGGTAATGGATCTTGGTCAGAACAGAATCTTTGGGAACGTACAGAGCATTAGGGCACACAATGCCTTTGACATGGGTGCAGGAAGCTCCAATAGTTGGCGGGTTGACAAGGAAAGAGCCGGCGGAGGGCCCCTGATGGACATGGGCATCTACTGCGTGCAGGCAGCTTGTTACACCATGGGGAAAGCACCTGTTGCGGTGACTGCCACCTTTGGGGAAGTGACAAGACCTGAATTGTTTAAAGAGGTGGAACAGTCCATCAACTGGAAAATGGAGTTCGAGAACGGAGTAATTGCAGAATGCTTTAGCAGCTATTCAGACCGGGAAGATTTTCTGGAAGGCAAAGCAGAGAAAGGCTGGTGGCGACTAGGCCCCGCTTTTGGATATGAAGGTAAAAGAGGCGAAACCAGCCAGGGCAAAATGAATTACCCCAACATATTTGAGCAAGCAAGCCAAATGGATGGGCAGGCCGAAAGTTTCCGGAACAACAAACCTTCCATTGTACCAGGTGAGATGGGTTTGAGAGATGTAAAGATCTTGATGGCTATCTATGCCTCTGCCCGTGATGGAGGAAAACGGGTGCCTATATCTT is part of the Rufibacter tibetensis genome and harbors:
- a CDS encoding Gfo/Idh/MocA family protein, which encodes MNSTGHTPDRNRRTFLKGLTLTIGSSVIGLPLLSFCSDGSAGNAPEEMRSDEESPQKRKLGIALVGLGGYSTHQLAPALQETKNCYLAGIVTGTPAKAEAWKAKYKIPDKNIYNYQNFDQIVNNKDIDIVYVVLPNAMHAEFTIRAAKAKKHVICEKPMATSVEDAQRMLEACRQNKVQLAIGYRLHYDPFHQRVMDLGQNRIFGNVQSIRAHNAFDMGAGSSNSWRVDKERAGGGPLMDMGIYCVQAACYTMGKAPVAVTATFGEVTRPELFKEVEQSINWKMEFENGVIAECFSSYSDREDFLEGKAEKGWWRLGPAFGYEGKRGETSQGKMNYPNIFEQASQMDGQAESFRNNKPSIVPGEMGLRDVKILMAIYASARDGGKRVPISYT